The Armatimonadia bacterium genome contains the following window.
GTACTTGGTTCCCTCGCGAGCGTTCTGTGGGGGAGCGTCAACGTCTGTGCTCGGTACCTGGTCGACAGTCGCGGTCTCGACCCCATGTTTGTCGCGTCGGTCCGCTTCTGCAGTGGCGCACTGGCCGCCCTCGGTTTCATGATCCTGACCGGTCGCGGACGTGACCTGCGTGCCGCCACCCGCGAGCTGCCACTCCTACTGCTCCTCGGCGCCATCGGCATCTTCGCCATGGGCAGCATGGTGTTCCTGTCCGCCCGCTACACCGCCTCCGTCAACTCGGCGGTGATCCTCAATGCCAATCCTCTCTTCATTGCCCTGCTGGCGCCACTTGCCGGAGAACGGGTGCCCTGGCTGCGACGCCTCGGCGTTCTCCTGGGTCTGGGCGGTTGTGTTCTGGTGAGTCTGGGCCACGCCACGCAGGCCTCGGCGTCCACCAACGACCTCCTCGGCTGCGGCTTTGCCGCTCTGGGGGCCTTCTTCTGGGCTTCCTACACGGTGATGGGGAAGGGCGTGACGCAGCGTTGTGGTGGGCTTGCGAGTGCGACCTGGAGTCTCGTGGGCGGAGCGGTGCTCTTCCTGCTGGTAGTCTCTCTCACCGGCGGCGCCCGAGCGCTCACCCTCTCAGAGGCGGCCGTCGGGCTCTACCTCGGTATCGGCCCCACTGCCGTGGCAATGCTCGCCTGGTACCGAGCTCTCGAGTGCGTCGACGCGAGTCTCCTCGGGCCCACGCAGTACCTCGCGATCCTGGGGGGTGCGCTTCTGGGGTGGCTTCTGCTGGGGGAGAACCTCACTGCAATGCTGATCCTGGGGGCCGCAATCATTGTGGTCGGTCTGTTCCTTGCCACGCATGAGCCGGATCGCCCCGTCGAGTAACCGAAGCCGCTCCTGTCACGTCCTGGATGGGGATCGGGCCGACAGAAAAGGAAGATGGGGGTGAGGGGAGAGAGGCCCCACCCCCAAGGGCCGCAGGCATGAGCGTGCTAGGTGCCTGAACCGGGACGGTCAGAGGGGGCCACCTCTGACAGGCCTCTGGGCTCCTGCTTCCGCCGCCACCACCAGAAGGCCGGCAAGCCCAGTGCTACCAGAGCAAAGGTACTTGGCTCCGGCATATGGTGCGACTGCATCGGCGCCAGAGTCGGGTCGCCGACGATGGTCAGTCCGTAGTACATGCTCGTCTCGTAGTCCGAGAAGCCGTCCGCCGCTTGCTGGTCGAACCAGTCCAGCAGCGCCTGGCCAACGCACTCCTTACTGTGGAGCGCCTGGTAGAAGGTCCCCAGTTGCGTCAGGCCGCCCGGACTCGTTGAGCCCACTGCGGCCAGACCGTAGTCTGTGCCAAAGACGTACTTGCCCGCCAGGTAGTCCGCCTGCTCGTAGTTCGTGGCCTCGCAGGCAAACAGATCGTAGAAGCCAACCTGAGGGTTGAGCCCCGAGATCTCACTGGCCTGCGTCTCGCCCGCGGATTCCCAGTCGCTGGTCCAGTAGTGCGCGTTCTCGTCCGAATGGGCGGCCACTCGCAGCCAGTGATAGTTGCCCTCGTCCAGACGCGCTTCGTAGTCCGCCTCGCCGGTGAGGGTCGTCGAGTTCACCATCTCCACCGTCCAGCCCGAGCCGCTCATGTCCTTCTGCCAGGAGTTCCCGTAGGCCCACCAGTCGTCATCCACGTACAGCAGCGCCGACTTGTTGAACTGCATGAGCCCCTTCGCGTAGAGATGGTGCCGCGTGAAGTAGCTCGTGAGTGCGCCAACGTCGCCCTCGCTGAAGTTCGGGCTCAGGCGTCCTACCCACACTTCCGGCGCGACACTCCCGTTCCCGGCCGCGTGGCTGTCGAGTACGCCGTCAAGGTTGCTGTCCGACCAGGAGCCGT
Protein-coding sequences here:
- a CDS encoding DMT family transporter codes for the protein MTVSRGAFVGLVLGSLASVLWGSVNVCARYLVDSRGLDPMFVASVRFCSGALAALGFMILTGRGRDLRAATRELPLLLLLGAIGIFAMGSMVFLSARYTASVNSAVILNANPLFIALLAPLAGERVPWLRRLGVLLGLGGCVLVSLGHATQASASTNDLLGCGFAALGAFFWASYTVMGKGVTQRCGGLASATWSLVGGAVLFLLVVSLTGGARALTLSEAAVGLYLGIGPTAVAMLAWYRALECVDASLLGPTQYLAILGGALLGWLLLGENLTAMLILGAAIIVVGLFLATHEPDRPVE
- a CDS encoding PEP-CTERM sorting domain-containing protein (PEP-CTERM proteins occur, often in large numbers, in the proteomes of bacteria that also encode an exosortase, a predicted intramembrane cysteine proteinase. The presence of a PEP-CTERM domain at a protein's C-terminus predicts cleavage within the sorting domain, followed by covalent anchoring to some some component of the (usually Gram-negative) cell surface. Many PEP-CTERM proteins exhibit an unusual sequence composition that includes large numbers of potential glycosylation sites. Expression of one such protein has been shown restore the ability of a bacterium to form floc, a type of biofilm.) translates to MAVLVCLGATASPALCSRVSVIVDSSLRSALQPSLDLYINDLAHYGWKASLWEYDGGGAESIRTHLQSEYSSPGGLAGAVFVGNLPGASYSYGGNTFASDLYYMDVDGSWSDSNLDGVLDSHAAGNGSVAPEVWVGRLSPNFSEGDVGALTSYFTRHHLYAKGLMQFNKSALLYVDDDWWAYGNSWQKDMSGSGWTVEMVNSTTLTGEADYEARLDEGNYHWLRVAAHSDENAHYWTSDWESAGETQASEISGLNPQVGFYDLFACEATNYEQADYLAGKYVFGTDYGLAAVGSTSPGGLTQLGTFYQALHSKECVGQALLDWFDQQAADGFSDYETSMYYGLTIVGDPTLAPMQSHHMPEPSTFALVALGLPAFWWWRRKQEPRGLSEVAPSDRPGSGT